One window of Dysidea avara chromosome 11, odDysAvar1.4, whole genome shotgun sequence genomic DNA carries:
- the LOC136239525 gene encoding titin-like isoform X2 gives MIVCVVLSTNVTITSSPQLGVDTVCDNQDVTLMCHTDQTTGNMITWYWSNQSQHGDTVTVVAKMTRVVYTCAASGKEEHKASVTVVANGTPPAVKRYNFNPYILKYEGSNLTLVTEITSDLPLSSGDIKWVGFHRPLPSTSVVDNYTTDGVLYSRLSLYELSFEDDSGNYTNIVSNKCETYSVSVYIDVRKAPIVCKNPGILVSPQRNLMTVKGESIMLSCQFRGNLKTLDASLTSYWSITPYGQTSNKTDIMDNSTYPYLIGVYQIEDCNFTNQLTIQSVPMYHVNLTCVESLDGNRYSHTSELTVFDLPKVTDDPKEHIKAKLNDSISLQCQFRAPIEVTIVVWLKDNLPVKNTQHYNIITTTNPGVDDLIVSNLNINTITSEDEGTYTCYCYYNRTMVTSSKNVISNKVSTTLHLRQGGHNTVGWKKHIGYFLAVAGVLALVILFVLCCVYHQCRHHDDRKGEN, from the exons AtgattgtgtgtgtagtgttatcAACAAATGTCACCATCACATCATCCCCACAATTGGGAGTGGACACAGTGTGTGATAACCAAGATGTGACTCTGATGTGTCATACTGACCAGACCACAGGTAACATGATCACCTGGTACTGGTCCAACCAATCACAACATGGAGACACTGTCACTGTGGTGGCCAAGATGACTAGGGTAGTGTACACTTGTGCAGCTTCTGGCAAAGAAGAGCACAAGGCTAGTGTCACTGTTGTAGCTAATG GTACTCCACCTGCAGTTAAAAGATACAACTTTAATCCTTACATTTTGAAATACGAGGGAAGCAATTTAACCTTAGTTACTGAAATAACCAGTGATCTACCATTGTCCAGTGGTGACATAAAGTGGGTAGGATTTCACCGACCTTTACCCTCAACTTCTGTGGTAGATAACTACACTACTGATGGAGTACTATACAGTAGACTATCACTATATGAGTTGTCATTTGAAGATGACAGTGGCAACTATACCAACATTGTTAGTAATAAGTGTGAAACCTACTCTGTATCTGTGTACATTGATGTAAGGAAAG CTCCTATTGTGTGTAAGAATCCAGGTATATTGGTCTCACCACAACGCAATCTCATGACAGTTAAAGGAGAATCTATTATGCTCTCCTGTCAATTTAGAGGGAACTTAAAAACATTAGATGCTTCTCTCACAAGCTATTGGAGTATCACACCTTATGGTCAGACTAGTAATAAAACTGACATAATGGACAACTCTACCTACCCATATCTTATTGGTGTTTATCAAATTGAAGACTGTAACTTCACTAACCAGTTGACCATTCAAAGTGTTCCAATGTATCATGTTAATTTGACTTGTGTGGAATCACTTGATGGGAATAGATATTCACACACATCTGAGCTCA CTGTGTTTGACCTACCAAAAGTCACTGATGATCCTAAGGAACACATCAAGGCTAAACTCAATGACAGTATATCACTTCAGTGTCAGTTTAGAGCACCTATTGAGGTGACAATAGTGGTGTGGTTAAAGGATAATTTACCAGTGAagaacacacaacactacaacaTCATTACTACCACTAATCCTGGAGTAGATGACTTGATTGTGTCTAACCTAAATATCAATACTATCACTAGTGAAGATGAAGGCACTTATACTTGTTACTGCTACTACAACAGAACAATGGTCACATCCAGTAAAAATGTTATTTCTAATAAAGTATCTACAACACTACATCTTAGGCAAG GAGGACACAACACAGTGGGTTGGAAGAAACATATTGGATATTTTTTGGCTGTGGCTGGCGTCCTAGCACTAGTGATACTGTTTGTATTGTGCTGTGTTTATCATCAATGCCGTCACCATGATGATAGGAAAGGTGAGAACTAA
- the LOC136239525 gene encoding titin-like isoform X1, producing MIVCVVLSTNVTITSSPQLGVDTVCDNQDVTLMCHTDQTTGNMITWYWSNQSQHGDTVTVVAKMTRVVYTCAASGKEEHKASVTVVANGTPPAVKRYNFNPYILKYEGSNLTLVTEITSDLPLSSGDIKWVGFHRPLPSTSVVDNYTTDGVLYSRLSLYELSFEDDSGNYTNIVSNKCETYSVSVYIDVRKAPIVCKNPGILVSPQRNLMTVKGESIMLSCQFRGNLKTLDASLTSYWSITPYGQTSNKTDIMDNSTYPYLIGVYQIEDCNFTNQLTIQSVPMYHVNLTCVESLDGNRYSHTSELTVFDLPKVTDDPKEHIKAKLNDSISLQCQFRAPIEVTIVVWLKDNLPVKNTQHYNIITTTNPGVDDLIVSNLNINTITSEDEGTYTCYCYYNRTMVTSSKNVISNKVSTTLHLRQGGHNTVGWKKHIGYFLAVAGVLALVILFVLCCVYHQCRHHDDRKGIIINDNSESSDDDDDDDDDIDHSLFDPVQIDDTHSPVEVSSDFERSSSSVIQVTSVTVIVAAEVLPPGYDSSPLPRRVTSGMGTERLIIHEGRVQQSVSMVDN from the exons AtgattgtgtgtgtagtgttatcAACAAATGTCACCATCACATCATCCCCACAATTGGGAGTGGACACAGTGTGTGATAACCAAGATGTGACTCTGATGTGTCATACTGACCAGACCACAGGTAACATGATCACCTGGTACTGGTCCAACCAATCACAACATGGAGACACTGTCACTGTGGTGGCCAAGATGACTAGGGTAGTGTACACTTGTGCAGCTTCTGGCAAAGAAGAGCACAAGGCTAGTGTCACTGTTGTAGCTAATG GTACTCCACCTGCAGTTAAAAGATACAACTTTAATCCTTACATTTTGAAATACGAGGGAAGCAATTTAACCTTAGTTACTGAAATAACCAGTGATCTACCATTGTCCAGTGGTGACATAAAGTGGGTAGGATTTCACCGACCTTTACCCTCAACTTCTGTGGTAGATAACTACACTACTGATGGAGTACTATACAGTAGACTATCACTATATGAGTTGTCATTTGAAGATGACAGTGGCAACTATACCAACATTGTTAGTAATAAGTGTGAAACCTACTCTGTATCTGTGTACATTGATGTAAGGAAAG CTCCTATTGTGTGTAAGAATCCAGGTATATTGGTCTCACCACAACGCAATCTCATGACAGTTAAAGGAGAATCTATTATGCTCTCCTGTCAATTTAGAGGGAACTTAAAAACATTAGATGCTTCTCTCACAAGCTATTGGAGTATCACACCTTATGGTCAGACTAGTAATAAAACTGACATAATGGACAACTCTACCTACCCATATCTTATTGGTGTTTATCAAATTGAAGACTGTAACTTCACTAACCAGTTGACCATTCAAAGTGTTCCAATGTATCATGTTAATTTGACTTGTGTGGAATCACTTGATGGGAATAGATATTCACACACATCTGAGCTCA CTGTGTTTGACCTACCAAAAGTCACTGATGATCCTAAGGAACACATCAAGGCTAAACTCAATGACAGTATATCACTTCAGTGTCAGTTTAGAGCACCTATTGAGGTGACAATAGTGGTGTGGTTAAAGGATAATTTACCAGTGAagaacacacaacactacaacaTCATTACTACCACTAATCCTGGAGTAGATGACTTGATTGTGTCTAACCTAAATATCAATACTATCACTAGTGAAGATGAAGGCACTTATACTTGTTACTGCTACTACAACAGAACAATGGTCACATCCAGTAAAAATGTTATTTCTAATAAAGTATCTACAACACTACATCTTAGGCAAG GAGGACACAACACAGTGGGTTGGAAGAAACATATTGGATATTTTTTGGCTGTGGCTGGCGTCCTAGCACTAGTGATACTGTTTGTATTGTGCTGTGTTTATCATCAATGCCGTCACCATGATGATAGGAAAG GTATCATAATTAATGACAACAGCGAATCCAGTGATGATGACGACGACGACGATGATGATATAGATCATTCCTTGTTCGATCCTGTCCAAATTGATGATACCCACTCACCTGTAGAAGTGTCCTCAG ACTTTGAGAGGTCTTCTAGTTCAGTCATCCAAGTAACTTCTGTCACTGTTATTGTTGCTGCTGAAGTACTTCCTCCAGGCTACGACAGCAGTCCTTTACCACGACGAGTTACTAGTGGAATG GGTACTGAACGTCTTATTATACACGAAGGTCGTGTCCAACAATCAGTCTCCATGGTAGATAACTGA